The nucleotide window TGCTCGGCCGCGACTGCGCCATCCCGCACGACCCGGAGACGTACTTGGAACGCGTGTACGGGCCGGACTGGCAGACGCCCAACCCGCACTTCCGTCACACCTGGCGCCGCAAGGAGTACGCGGACCTGCTGAAATGACGGTCCGACGTCCGAGCCCCGTTGCCCGACTGACCACCAGCGAATTGCAGGAGGGTGCGCACCCATACGAACGCTGGGGACGACCGCAACCTCCTGGCATCCACCGGGGGTCCCGGCGGAGCGTCCTTCCAGCTCAGTGCTCACGCACCTGACTGCCGCGAGGGCGCAGCACCCGACGCGCTACCACCTGCCTCGGTTCGGCGGGGGAGACAGAGACCGGGGCGGTTAGCCGGCGACGACCGGGGCCGCGGGTGTGTCGACCTGGCCGGCGATCGGATCTTCGCGGGCGGCGATGTCGGCGATGCCCGCCAACAGGTCGGCGCGGTTGCGGGCGAGCAACAGGTCGGCGAGCTCGGTGTTGCCGGGGGACAGGGCCTCGCGGATGTCGTCGGTGAGGTGTTTGTCCAGGAATCCTTGGTGGGCAGCGATCCAGCGGTCCTGCAGGGCCGCCGGATAGCGCGGGAACCGGCCCGGGACGTAGATCTTGAAGATCTTGCGACGCATCACCTCGGCGAGCAGCGCGCGGGTCATCTTCGGACCGCGGCTGAGCTCGTACACGTTCTGCGCAATCCGTTCCAGGGAAGCGACATACGGCTCCGGCTCGATCCGCTGGGAGGAGATGTTGCCGCCGTCGTCCCGACCCCGCAGGAAGTAGAGATCTCGGTCGGCCAACGCGGACATCCGATCGGCGAGCAGGTAGCAGCGGCTGAAGAAGATGCCGTCCTCCAACCGCACCTTGCCTTCCGGGAAGCGGAGCTGGTGCTGCTCGATCAGGTCCCGACGAACCAGCTTGTGCGGGGTGAAGTTCCGGTACGCCTGCTTCTTGGTCACCGACTCCAGGGTCGTGGTGAACGGACGGCCGCCCGACCTGGTTCCGCAGCGACAAACGCGTGGGAAGACGACCTGCGCGTCCTGCAGGTCACCGAAATCGGCAAGATCACGCAGCGCGTTCGGGGCCAGATAGTCGTCGGCATCGGCGAAGAACACCCACCGGCCGACCGCGTGCCCGAGCGCCCGGTTCCGCGGCTGCCCGGGCCAGCCGGAGTTGGCCTGATGGATGACGATCGCGGACGGATGAGTGCTTGCAAAGGCATCCAACGCCTCGGCCGATCCGTCGGTGGAACCGTCATCGACGATGACCGGCTGAAGTTGATCTTGGGCGAGACCTTGATCATCCAGCGACGTCAGCAGCTGCCGCAGATACGGCATCGCGTTGAAGACCGGAATGATCACCGACACCCGTACGCCGCGACGCGCGGCCGCAAGCCGCCGACGCTGCTGGAAGTCGTGATTGGCTTCCTCAATCCGGGCACGCATCCGCCCGATGTCCACCGACCCCGCCTTTGGTGCCACGGCAACCCCCGTTCACAATTCGCGGACAGCCTAATGCGCCGCAGCCATCGCCGGTCGTCGCCGCGCTCGAGCGCTCGCGTGTTCGAGCATTCCGGCGCCACCGGCCGCGCCCATTGTCACCGCTGCCTGCGGTTACGCTGCGATCGGCCGCACAGCTCGGGCACAGCGTCAGCAATCCGGTCGTCGGGCGATCGAGTATCAGCCGGCGACGGCGGCGATGGCGGAGATGACGCGGTCCAGGTTCCCCGGATTGATGGCGGCCACGCACAACCGGCCCGAATCCAGCCCGTACACCGCGTGATCATCGCGCAACGTGATCATCTGGTCCTTGCTGAGCCCGGAGTAGCTGAACATGCCGTTCTGCCGGGTGATGTGATCCTGCCCGGTGACACCCGCGGCGGCCAACCCGTCGACCAGGGCGCTCCGCATCTGCTTGATCCGATCCCGCATGCCCGCGAGCTCGGACTCCCATTGCGTACGCAGGGCCGGATCGGTCAGCACCGAGGCGACGATCGCCGCCCCGTGCGTCGGCGGATTCGAGTACGTGGTCCGGACGATGATCTTGAGTTGGCTGAGCACCCGACCGGCCTCGTCGGCGTCGGCGCAGACCACGCCGAGGGCTCCGATCCGTTCGCCGTAAAGGCTGAACGTCTTGGAGAACGAGGTGGTGACCAGGGTGACCAGACCGGCGTCGACGAACCGGCGTACGGCGGCACCGTCCTCGGTCAGCGACTGCGCGAAGCCCTGATACGCCATGTCCAGCAGCGGCACCAAGCCACGTTCGGCGACCGCGTCGACCACCCGCTGCCAGTCGTCCGCGGTCAGGTCGTAGCCGGTCGGATTGTGACAACATGCGTGCAACACCACGACGCTGCCCGGCGCCGCCGCACGCAGCGTGTTGATCATGGAATCGACGTCGACCCGGCGATGCTCGGCGTCGTAGTAGGGATACTCGGCGACGGTGAGACCGGCCCGAGCGAAGATCGCGCGGTGGTTCTCCCAGCTCGGCGCCGAGATCAACACCGTCGCATCCGGCGTTGTCTGCTTGAGAAAATCGGCCGCGACCTTCAGCGCGCCGGTGCCGCCGAGGGACTGGACGACAGCAATTCGATCATGATCGGCCGCGCCGAACACCAACTCCTTGACGGCCGCGTCGTAGGCCGGCAGCCCGTCGATCGGCAGATAGCCGTACGGCTTGCCGCCGGCCGCCAGCTGCGCGTCGACGGTCCGTACGCAGTCCAGGATCGGCACCTTGCCGTTGGCGTCCTGGTAGACGCCGACGCCGAGGTTGACCTTCTCCGTTCGGGGGTCGGCGACGAACTGCTCGGTCAGGCCGAGGATCGGATCGCGCGGGGCCCGCGGGGTTTCAGCAAACACACTCACGATGCATCATCGTTGCACCCCGACGGCAAATTGCCGATTCCGTCTCGACGCGGCACGGACAGGAAGCCGGCAGATTGTGGTTAGCTGACCGAACTGTCGCATCTCAGAACTTGGGGGAGGACTCCGGTGAGGCGGTTACCGCGCAAGCTGGTGATGTTCGGTGCCGGCATCGTGGTCGGTCTGTTGATCCTGGTGATCGCCCTGGTCGGCCGCGGCAACCCCGACCCGACAACCGCAGGGCCGGAGTCGAGTCCGAGGGCAACGACACCGGCGTCGCCGACCCCGGCCCGCCCGGCATCCACACCGAGCCAGTCGGCCTCACCGCACCTCTCGCCAAGATCAACGAGTCCGAGCGAGACCGCTACGTCGAGGAAGCCGAAACCCGCACCGACCAAGATCACGACAAAGGCCGCACCGAAGCCGTCGGCCAGCGCGAAGCAGGGCACCGCGTTGGCGGCCGTCGCCACCCTGCCGGTGAAGGGACGCGCACCGAAGACGGGCTACGACCGGGACGAATTCGGTCCGGCCTGGGCGGACACCGACGACAACGGCTGCGACACCCGCGACGACGTCCTCAACCGTGATCTGAGCAGGAAGAAGTTCGACGGCTGCGTGGTGTTGCGCGGTGTGCTCGACGACCCGTACACCGGCGAGACGATCCACTTCCGGCGCGGCATCACGACCTCGGCGAAGGTCCAGATCGATCATCTGGTGGCCGAGTCGGACGCCTGGCAGAAGGGCGCGCAGCAGTGGACTGCGAGCAAGCGGGAGAAGTTCGCCAACGACACCCTCAATCTGCTC belongs to Microlunatus elymi and includes:
- a CDS encoding HNH endonuclease family protein, which gives rise to MRRLPRKLVMFGAGIVVGLLILVIALVGRGNPDPTTAGPESSPRATTPASPTPARPASTPSQSASPHLSPRSTSPSETATSRKPKPAPTKITTKAAPKPSASAKQGTALAAVATLPVKGRAPKTGYDRDEFGPAWADTDDNGCDTRDDVLNRDLSRKKFDGCVVLRGVLDDPYTGETIHFRRGITTSAKVQIDHLVAESDAWQKGAQQWTASKREKFANDTLNLLAVDGPENASKGDGDAATWLPPQKSFRCDYVAHQVAVKRLYGLWVTAAEKVAMQRVLRSCPTMKLPTRQAIPPHPATTSHPKHSTRPKTGSGSDGSGSSSRTGSGDSNPGSGSGSDQGVVHPGAFCAPAGATGHTAKGTPMECKTKPGDPRNRWRSAS
- a CDS encoding amino acid aminotransferase, with product MSVFAETPRAPRDPILGLTEQFVADPRTEKVNLGVGVYQDANGKVPILDCVRTVDAQLAAGGKPYGYLPIDGLPAYDAAVKELVFGAADHDRIAVVQSLGGTGALKVAADFLKQTTPDATVLISAPSWENHRAIFARAGLTVAEYPYYDAEHRRVDVDSMINTLRAAAPGSVVVLHACCHNPTGYDLTADDWQRVVDAVAERGLVPLLDMAYQGFAQSLTEDGAAVRRFVDAGLVTLVTTSFSKTFSLYGERIGALGVVCADADEAGRVLSQLKIIVRTTYSNPPTHGAAIVASVLTDPALRTQWESELAGMRDRIKQMRSALVDGLAAAGVTGQDHITRQNGMFSYSGLSKDQMITLRDDHAVYGLDSGRLCVAAINPGNLDRVISAIAAVAG
- a CDS encoding glycosyltransferase family 2 protein, which produces MAPKAGSVDIGRMRARIEEANHDFQQRRRLAAARRGVRVSVIIPVFNAMPYLRQLLTSLDDQGLAQDQLQPVIVDDGSTDGSAEALDAFASTHPSAIVIHQANSGWPGQPRNRALGHAVGRWVFFADADDYLAPNALRDLADFGDLQDAQVVFPRVCRCGTRSGGRPFTTTLESVTKKQAYRNFTPHKLVRRDLIEQHQLRFPEGKVRLEDGIFFSRCYLLADRMSALADRDLYFLRGRDDGGNISSQRIEPEPYVASLERIAQNVYELSRGPKMTRALLAEVMRRKIFKIYVPGRFPRYPAALQDRWIAAHQGFLDKHLTDDIREALSPGNTELADLLLARNRADLLAGIADIAAREDPIAGQVDTPAAPVVAG